AATCGGTCGCGCGAGGCCGACGCCATCATCCCGTGGAAGGAGCAGAACCCGCGCGAGCGTTTCCGCCAGGGTGAGCCGATCCGCGCCGTGCTCAAGAAGGTCGAGGAGACCTCCAAGGGGCCGCGCCTGATCTTCTCGCGCGCGGACCCGCTGTTCGTGGCGGCGCTGTTCAAGCTTGAAGTCCCCGAGATCGCCCAGAACCTGGTCGAGATCAAGGGCATCGCCCGCGAGGTGGGCGGCCGCACCAAGGTGGCCGTGGCGTCGCGCGACGACTCCATCGATCCGGTGGGCGCGTGCGTGGGGCTGAAGGGCTCGCGCGTGCAGGCGGTCGTGGGGGAGCTGGGTGGCGAGCGCATCGACATCGTCCCCTGGCACCCGGACCCCGAGGTCTACGCGCGGCGGGCGCTGGCGCCCGCCCAGGTGGCCAAGGTGCTCAGCGACCCGGCGCGCGGCGTCATCACCGCCATCGTGGACGAGGACCAGCTCTCGCTGGCCATCGGCCGCAACGGCCAGAACGTCCGGCTCGCCAGCCAGCTCATCGGCTGGCAGCTCGACCTGTACGGCAGCCGGGAGTGGCTGGAGAAGGGCGCCGAGGACGCGCTTTTCGGCGGCGGCGGAGGCGAGTACGAGATCGCCAACTTCCCGCTCAACGAGCTGGCGCTGGCGCCGGAAACGTTGGCCGCCCTGGAAGGCGCCGGGTATACTGCATTCCTGGACATCATCGACCTGGAGCGGCGCGATTTGCTGGCCGTGGAAGGGATCGATGAGGCCGGCGCGGATGCGGTGTCCGCGCTGATCAACGAGTTGACCGTGGAGGAGACCGCGGCGGCCGCACCGCCCGCGGCGGAGTCGCCCACCAGCGACGAGCTGGAGGAGGTTGCCGAGCTGCTGGGACTGGACGCGCCGGCCGCGGACGCGGGCGACGCGGAAGAGGTCGGCGGTGACGAGGAGTCCGACGCCACCGAGGAACCCGAGGAACCCGAGGAAGCCGGGGAGTCCGAGGAAGCCGGGGAGTCCGAGGAAGCCGGGGAGTCCGAGGAAGCCGGGGAGTCCGACGGCGACGAAGGTTCGGACGAGGAAGAAGCCTCGGACGAGGAGGAGGAGGTCGAGGCCTCCGACGCCGAGGATGACGGGGAGCGAGCGGACGGCGACGACGCCTGACGCGGCGCTCCGGATGTTGGGGTTGGCGGAGCGGGCCGGGGCGGTGATTCCCGGCACGAGCCGCGTTCGAGAGGCGGCGCGAGCAGGACGCGTCCGCCTGGTTTTGCTCGCCTCGGATGCCTCCCGCAACAGCCGGGACAAGCTGGAGCCGCTGCTCCGCGCGGCGGGTCTGCCGTTCGCCACGGTGGCGGACAGGGCCCGGCTGGGGGTCGCGGTCGGCAAAGCGCCGTTGAGCGCGGTGGGAATCACCGACGCCGCGCTGGCGCGCAGGATCGGGCAGCTTGCCGGGATCGGCGAGCCGCAGGGGGAGGAACCGGAAGTGCCTCGTAGCGACGAGCTGTAACGAAGGGATTATGCGGGTTTACGAAGTAGCAAGGGAGTTCAAGGTCGAACCGGAGCAGCTCCTACAGCTGTTCCGCGAGCTGGGCGTGCACGCCCGCAGCGAGGCGTCGACGGTAGACGACGTCGCGGTTGCGAAGCTGCGCGCGCGCCTGGAGCGCGAGCGCCGCTCGGGCACGACCGACAGCTCGGCAGCGATCGAGCACGTGCTGGACGACGTGCAGACGCCCTCCCGCCGCCGCCGCCGCCGCCGCAAGGAGGACCTGCCGCCCAAGCCCGAGCCGGAGCCGGAAGCCGAAGAGGGCGCCGAAGAGATCGCCGCGGAGGCCGAGGCCGGCGAGGACGTGGCTCGCGAAGAGATCGCCGCCGAGGGAGAGGTCGAGGTCGAGGAGGCGGAGGCCGAGGAAGAGGTCGTCGAGGAGATC
The genomic region above belongs to Gemmatimonadota bacterium and contains:
- the nusA gene encoding transcription termination factor NusA — its product is MDATQILGAFRELGEAKELSLQDLHELLKDGIMAALARRYGLNVEAEIIIDEDGGSIDITVLKEVVETVEDPSREISLEEARWDDPDFGPGDVLEIPVEFSQFGRNAVMAAKQRIIQRVREGERDKIRAEYEHRVGELLSAEIQQVERGKLVIMVNRSREADAIIPWKEQNPRERFRQGEPIRAVLKKVEETSKGPRLIFSRADPLFVAALFKLEVPEIAQNLVEIKGIAREVGGRTKVAVASRDDSIDPVGACVGLKGSRVQAVVGELGGERIDIVPWHPDPEVYARRALAPAQVAKVLSDPARGVITAIVDEDQLSLAIGRNGQNVRLASQLIGWQLDLYGSREWLEKGAEDALFGGGGGEYEIANFPLNELALAPETLAALEGAGYTAFLDIIDLERRDLLAVEGIDEAGADAVSALINELTVEETAAAAPPAAESPTSDELEEVAELLGLDAPAADAGDAEEVGGDEESDATEEPEEPEEAGESEEAGESEEAGESEEAGESDGDEGSDEEEASDEEEEVEASDAEDDGERADGDDA
- a CDS encoding ribosomal L7Ae/L30e/S12e/Gadd45 family protein; translated protein: MTGSERTATTPDAALRMLGLAERAGAVIPGTSRVREAARAGRVRLVLLASDASRNSRDKLEPLLRAAGLPFATVADRARLGVAVGKAPLSAVGITDAALARRIGQLAGIGEPQGEEPEVPRSDEL
- a CDS encoding translation initiation factor IF-2 N-terminal domain-containing protein, whose product is MRVYEVAREFKVEPEQLLQLFRELGVHARSEASTVDDVAVAKLRARLERERRSGTTDSSAAIEHVLDDVQTPSRRRRRRRKEDLPPKPEPEPEAEEGAEEIAAEAEAGEDVAREEIAAEGEVEVEEAEAEEEVVEEIEAEVEEVEAEAAEEAAEEPAEIAAEAEAEEPAAEAA